Part of the Sphingomonadaceae bacterium OTU29LAMAA1 genome, CTCGCGCCGTTGATAGCGCGGGTGGAGTTCGATCTGGTTGAGCACGGGCGTCACGCCCGTCGCATCGATGATCGCATCCAGATGCTCGGGCAGGAAGTTCGATACGCCGATCGATCGCGTCTTGCCCGCCTCGCGCAGCTCCACCAGCGCCTTCCACGCATCGACGTACAGGCCCTGCCCCGGTGCCGGCCAATGGATCAGATACAGGTCGACCGCGTCCAGCCCCAGCAGCGACAGGCTCTCGTCCAGCGCCGCCGCCGGATCACCCTGCCGATCGTTCCACAGCTTGGTGGTGACGAACGCCTCGCTACCCCGAACGCCATCGCCGACACCACGCTCGTTGCCGTAGATCGCGGCGGTGTCGATCAGGCGATAGCCGGTATCGAGCGCGCGTCGCACCACCATCGGCGCCTGCGCATCGGGAAGTTTCCAGGTGCCGAGCCCCAGCCGGGGCATGGTGCGGCTGTCGTTGAAGGTCAGATCGGTCATGGTCGCACAAGCGCCCGATGCCCCCACGCGGTTCCCCCTTCCCTTCGCGCGCGCGATCCGCCAAGCCCCACGCCCATGTTCGAAAAGATCCTGGGCGTCCTCGCCACCTTCACCATCTGGGTGATCTCCAGCGGCGGCTACGTCGGCATCGCGATCCTGATGGCGATCGAGAGCGCATGCATCCCGCTCCCCTCCGAAATCATCATGCCCTTCGCCGGTTATCTGGTCTCGACCGGCCGCTTCGACCTCTATCTTGCCGCCACCGCCGGTGCGATCGGCTGCAACCTCGGCTCGATCGTCGCCTATGAAGTCGGCAAGCGCGGCGGCCGGCCGATGGCGGAACGCTGGGGCCGCTACGTGCTGATCGGGCCGGGCGAGCTCGACGCCGCCGACCGCTTCTTCGCGCGCTGGGGGTCGGTCGCGGTGCTGATCGGCCGCTTGCTACCGGTGATCCGCAGCTTCATCGCCTTCCCCGCCGGCGTCGCCCGCATGCGGCTGGTGCCCTTCCACGTCTACACCTTCATCGGTTCATGGCCGTGGTGCTTCGGCCTCGCCTGGGTCGGGCTGAAGCTCGGCGACAAGTGGAACAGCGATCCCCGTGTCAAGGCCGCCTTCCACCGCGCCGACCTGCTGATCGGCATCGTCCTCGTCGCGCTCGTCGCCTTCTACATCTGGCACCGCGTCCGTGGGCTGAAGCGCCAACCTCAGCCGTAACCGCGCCGTTTGGCGAGCGCGCGCAAATCGTCGTCGCGGGTCGGCACCAGCGCCCGCGTACGACGCTGGACCGCGGCGACGATATCGGGACCAGCGCGCTCCGGTGAGCCGCTGTCGAACGGCGGCTGCGGATCGTATTCGAAGCTGAGCTGCACCGATCTGGCATGGTCCTCACCGCGCAGGATCGCGGTCAGCCTCAATGCGAAATCGATCCCCGCCGTCACCCCGCCGCCGGTCACCCGGTTGCGATCGATCACGACGCGCTCGGCGACCGGTTCCGCCCCGAACAGCGGCAGCATGTGTCGCTGCGACCAGTGGCACCCGGCGCGATAGCCATCCAGCAAACCGGCCGCACCGAGGATCAGCGATCCGGTGCACACGCTGGTTACCCACGCCGCCTCGCGCCCGATTGCCCCCACCCAGTCCATCACCGCATCGTCGGCGATGACGCCGTTCACCCCGAACCCGCCCGGCACGCACAGGATGTCGGCGCGCGGTATCTCCGCCAGTGTCGCGGTGGGCAGGATGGAGAAACCGGCATCGGTCGGCACCGGCTCCAGCGTCTTCCAGACCAGATCGAGCCGGGCATCACCGAGCCGCGAGAGCACCTGCACCGGCCCGGTAAGGTCGAGCTGGGTGACGTTCGGAAACAGCAGAAAGGCAACGCGAAGCGGCTCGGTCACGGGCAGTTTCCTTCCAGCGAGGCCGAAGCCTGTGCCCGTCGCAAGTCCGCCCGGTGCACCCGCCACGCAAGCCATGCCATCATCGGTATCGCCAGCGCTGCCCACCAATAGAATCCCGCCCATGCGCTCCAGCCGAACCACTCGCTCGGCACGGTGCGCAGGTATCCGTTGGCGAAATTGCCCGCGATCACCCATTGCCATACGGGAAACGCGGTCAGGGGCGGCGCGAAGATATCCGCCGAGGCGATCGCCGCATTGATGGCGATCGAGAGCGCCAGCACCAGCGTCATCGCGGTCCGCTCGCCGCGGCTGTTCGACCGCATCCACTCCGCCGCAAGACCCAGCGCCAGCGGGGCGACCGCGGGGATCGCGAATCGGGGCCCGGTCGCATTACCGCCGTCCCAATAGACGTAGGCGGCGTTGACCAGCAGCACGATGGCCGCCACGGCCACCGCGACGATCGCCACGTCGCGGGTGGACCGCCGACGCGCCCAGAACCACAGGCCGAGCGGGGCGAGCACCAGCACAGGCGCCACCCAGATCAGACCCAGCCGAAAGCTGAACAGGATCGATTGCACCACGCGCAGCCGCGGCATGCCGAGCCCGAACAGCCCCTGATGCATGCCCTCCCACCCGACGACGCCGGAATAGCCCACGCGGAACGGCGTGCCGAACGCCACCAGATTGTAGAGGCCGAGCGGCACGAGCGCGATGACGCCCGCTGCCGTCGCCGCGCCGATCAGCCGCCACCGGTCGGGATGCGGCCATATGCGCCATGCGGCCCATCCGGCGATCGCCAGCCCGGCGAGCACCGCCTGATGCTCCACTACCACGGCCCACCCCAGGCTCACGCCGGCGACCAATGCATAGCCGATACCGCCCGACGAATGACGGGTCCCGCGCATGATCGCCCACAAGGCGACGACGTAGCAATCGGCGACGACGGCATGCCCCAGCAACGTCGTCGACCAGCCCCATACCGGCGTACCGAGTGCATAGCCGATCGCCGCAAACAGCCCCGCTGCCGCACTGCCGGTGATCCCGACCGCCAGATCGAACAGCAATACGGCTGCCAGCGCCGTCAATATCGCAGGTCCGCTCGCGGTCGCCAGCCGGGTTCGCAGCCGCAGATATCGCTCGAACCCCGGGCCTGCCGGCGCCGCCCCGAACGTCGCGCTCGTTTCCCCCGTCGCCTTGCCCGCCAGCCACACGGCGGGCAGCGCCATCAGCGTCATGCCCGGTGGCTTGTCGAGATAGGCGTGACCCGCGAATGCCGCCTTGTCGATCGTCAGCGCTGCGAACTCGTCGATCGTTGCATCGCCGTCCTCGACCAGGCTGACCGCGGCGAACATGCGCGTGGCATTGTTCGCGTTGAGCTCCCACGATCCGAACCACGCGCAACTGAACCACACCAACGCGAACAGGACGATGCGTATGTCGCGCATGCGTCAGCCGAACAACCAGTGGCCGAGCATTCTGTCGAACGGAAAGGTGAAGAACCCCGCGATCAGCAACGCGCCGGTGACCAGCCCGCGAACGCTGCGCCGGTGGCGAGCGACCTGATGCGTTCGCGCGGTATACCACAGCAACGGTGCCTGGATCAGCACCCATAACGACAGGATGTGGATCAGGCTGAAGCCGCCGGGATCGGCGAAGCGGATACCGAACGACAATGCCGCCGTCAGCAGCATGGCGGCGACCCAGATCCGTCCGAGTTGCCGATGGCGTGTATCGCCCCGTCGGCCCAGCAGGATGACGGGAGTCAGGGTCAACGCAACGAGGATCGTCGCGATATGCGCCCACACCATAGCCGGCACCGCATGCCATTGCGCCTGTCCGCGGACGAGGGCCGCCGCGACCGCCGCGATCAGGACGACGGCGAATGCGCTCAGGACGCGCTCGAATGCATCGGCCTTCAGTGGCACGGTGCGTCGTTCGATGATCGTCGCCATGTCGTCGTCCCCCCGGATCGTCGAGCGCCCGTCAGGGAACGCGGGCTTCCTCGACCTTGCGTGCCTGGTTCTCCTTGCGGACGGCACGGGCGTTCTGGACGAAGCAGCCGGTCTGGCCTGCCGCACCCACCGCCGAACAACTTCCCAACGTGCTGACGCCGACGCCGGTGTCGAGCGTACCCTGCGCGCGCGCCGCCCAGCTTTCATTTTGCGGCGTCACCTGGAAATCGCGCAGCTCCTTGGGAACGCGATACTGCTCGCGTGCGCTACGGCGTTCGCAAACGACGATCTCGTCGCCATCCGTATTGGTCGGGCACCGCTCGTTGCCATACAGCACCAGTACGCCGTTCACCGGTGCGCGCTTGGCGACCTCTCCCGGCGTATTGATTACGGTCGGCCTGGATGCTCCGGGCAACGCGGGCGTTGGCGTGACCTGCGCGGCCTGTTGGGCCAGCGCCGGGCTGGCGACCAGCATCAGTGCGGTTGCGACGATCGTACGCATCGACATTCCTCTCAAATCCTCTTCGCCGCTGCGATCGCGACCTTGCAGCCCAGCCGGATGAACCCGCTCAGCACCGGATAGCCCACCGCCTGTTCGGCACCGTTGGCAAGCGCATGGTCACGATGCTCCAGCTCTTCCGCCTGAAAATCGGCGATCGCGTCGGACAGTTCGGGGTCGCTGGTTCCCAACGCGTCCAGCTGTTCCTGATAATGCTGGTCGATCTCGGTCTCCACCGCCGCGGTGCAGGCCATCGCGGCATTGGGGCCGATCGCCGCGGTGATCGCGCCCAGCGCAAAGCCCGCCTTGTCCCAGAACGGCTGGAACAGTGTCGGCCGCACGCCGCGCCGCGCGATCAGATCGTCGAAAAAGGCGCGATGCCGCTCCTCCTGCACCGCCATATGGTGGATCGCGCGCGAGGCTGGATGCCGGTCGCCCAACACCGCGAGCTGCCCCGCATAGATGCGCGTCGCGCCATATTCGCCCGCCTGATCGACGCGGATCATCGCATCGGTCGGCTCGCGCCGGTCCCCGGGCTTCCAGCGGCTCATCGCGATCTCCTCATCAGCCACAAGATAAGGGCCGCGCCGCCCAATGACAGGATCGCGTTGAACCCGGCGAGCGAAATGCCCGCCACCGACCATTGCGCGACGTCGCAGC contains:
- a CDS encoding DJ-1/PfpI family protein, producing the protein MTEPLRVAFLLFPNVTQLDLTGPVQVLSRLGDARLDLVWKTLEPVPTDAGFSILPTATLAEIPRADILCVPGGFGVNGVIADDAVMDWVGAIGREAAWVTSVCTGSLILGAAGLLDGYRAGCHWSQRHMLPLFGAEPVAERVVIDRNRVTGGGVTAGIDFALRLTAILRGEDHARSVQLSFEYDPQPPFDSGSPERAGPDIVAAVQRRTRALVPTRDDDLRALAKRRGYG
- a CDS encoding DedA family protein, yielding MFEKILGVLATFTIWVISSGGYVGIAILMAIESACIPLPSEIIMPFAGYLVSTGRFDLYLAATAGAIGCNLGSIVAYEVGKRGGRPMAERWGRYVLIGPGELDAADRFFARWGSVAVLIGRLLPVIRSFIAFPAGVARMRLVPFHVYTFIGSWPWCFGLAWVGLKLGDKWNSDPRVKAAFHRADLLIGIVLVALVAFYIWHRVRGLKRQPQP
- a CDS encoding aldo/keto reductase, translated to MTDLTFNDSRTMPRLGLGTWKLPDAQAPMVVRRALDTGYRLIDTAAIYGNERGVGDGVRGSEAFVTTKLWNDRQGDPAAALDESLSLLGLDAVDLYLIHWPAPGQGLYVDAWKALVELREAGKTRSIGVSNFLPEHLDAIIDATGVTPVLNQIELHPRYQRREERAYHEAHGIVTQSWSPLGQGGDLLRDPAIVAVAEKHQRSAAQVVIAWHLAHGFSVIPKAADPEHMSDNFAALDLTLDDGDLAAIDALERGERMGEDAREM
- a CDS encoding demethoxyubiquinone hydroxylase family protein, with translation MSRWKPGDRREPTDAMIRVDQAGEYGATRIYAGQLAVLGDRHPASRAIHHMAVQEERHRAFFDDLIARRGVRPTLFQPFWDKAGFALGAITAAIGPNAAMACTAAVETEIDQHYQEQLDALGTSDPELSDAIADFQAEELEHRDHALANGAEQAVGYPVLSGFIRLGCKVAIAAAKRI